Genomic window (Parcubacteria group bacterium CG10_big_fil_rev_8_21_14_0_10_36_14):
AACATTAATTTATTTTTATAAAATTTACAAGGGTGGTATAATTATATAAAAGTAAATTAACTATTAATTAGTTGAATAATTTTATGATAAGAGTTGTGATAAATGGTTTTGGCCGAATCGGCCGAAATACTTTTAAAGCCGGTTTTGGCCGAGCTGATTTAAAAAATATTGAATGGGTTGCGGTAAATGATTTAACAGAGCCGGCAAATTTAGCTTACCTTTTAAAGCATGACACTGTTTATCACGATTATGATAAAAAGGTTGGTTATGGTGATAAATATTTAACAGTCAACGGAAAAAAGATTTTGGTTTTTGCAGAAAAAGATCCAGCAAAACTTCCTTGGAAAAAATTGAGAATTGATGTTGTCTTGGAATGCACGGGTATTTTTCGTGATAAAGAATCTGCTGGCGCTCATATAAAAGCAGGAGCAAAAAAAGTTATAATTAGCGCGCCGTCAAAAGGTGAGGGTGTCGGAACGTATATTTTGGGAGTAAATTCGGATAAATATGACGGAAAAGAAAAAGTAATAGATAATGGTTCTTGTACAACAAACTGCATTGCTCCGGCGATGGCTGTTTTGCATGCTGCTTTTGGCGTAGAAAAAGCGCTTATGACAACGGTTCACGGCTATACAGCCGACCAACGCTTAGTTGATGCTCCGCATAAGGATTATAGGAGAGGCCGAACCGCAGGACAAAATATGATTCCTACGACAACCGGAGCGGCGATTGCTACAACAAAAACAATTCCGGACTTGGTGGGAAAATTTGATGGAATTTCTATCCGCGTACCGCTTCCTGCGGGTTCCATTTCCGATTTTACCTGTCTTCTTAAGAAAGATGTTACTATAGAGCAAGTGAATAATGCATTTAAACGAGCTGCAAAAAATCCGATCTATAAAGGTATTCTAACTGTTACAGACGAGCCTATCGTTTCGTCTGATATATTAGGTAATCCGCATTCTTCTATTATTGATTTGGCGTTTACAAAAGTAATCGGTGGAAATATGGTAAAGGTTTTGGCTTGGTATGACAATGAATGGGGATATTCTAATCGACTTATAGAAATGGTAAAAAAAATAGCAAAATAAAATGAAGATAAAGAGCATAAAACAAATTAAAAATTTAAAAGGAAAACGCGCATTGGTTCGCGTGGATTATAATTTACCCATTAATAAGGGAAGGCTAGATTTTAAAGAAGATTTGCGAATAAGAGCAAGTTTCGAAACCATAAGATATTTATGGAAAAAAGATGCTACAATCATTTTAATATCTCACTTAGGAAGACCGGAAAAGCGAGAAAAATCATTATCTCTTGCTCCGATTGCAAAATATTTAAGCAAAGAACTTTTGTTAAAGGTTAATTTTATGAAAGACGATTTAACAAAAAAAAATATCTCCAAGAAAATTAAGCCGGGAATAAATCTTTTAGAAAATATTCGTTTTTATAAAGAAGAAGAGTCTGACAGTAAAGAATTTGCAGAAAAGTTGGCAAAGCTGGGGGATATTTTTATAAATGAAGCATTTTCTGTTTCTCATAGAAACAACGCGTCTATATGTTGTATTCAAAACTTTTTGCCAAGTTATGCAGGTCTTCATCTGGAAGAAGAGATAAAGAATTTGTCCCGCCTTTTATCGAAAAATATAAAAAAATCAAACAGGCCATATAT
Coding sequences:
- the gap gene encoding type I glyceraldehyde-3-phosphate dehydrogenase, encoding MIRVVINGFGRIGRNTFKAGFGRADLKNIEWVAVNDLTEPANLAYLLKHDTVYHDYDKKVGYGDKYLTVNGKKILVFAEKDPAKLPWKKLRIDVVLECTGIFRDKESAGAHIKAGAKKVIISAPSKGEGVGTYILGVNSDKYDGKEKVIDNGSCTTNCIAPAMAVLHAAFGVEKALMTTVHGYTADQRLVDAPHKDYRRGRTAGQNMIPTTTGAAIATTKTIPDLVGKFDGISIRVPLPAGSISDFTCLLKKDVTIEQVNNAFKRAAKNPIYKGILTVTDEPIVSSDILGNPHSSIIDLAFTKVIGGNMVKVLAWYDNEWGYSNRLIEMVKKIAK